A single Micromonospora luteifusca DNA region contains:
- a CDS encoding AfsR/SARP family transcriptional regulator: protein MAGRSIELTGKQRALLGALLLDANHVVSVQRITDRLWGEDPPVSAPARVRALVAELRRACGPEGAELIETRNPGYLLRVGDGEFDAPLFVGRVESARRATFEGRPQEAIADYDGALALWRGAPLAGLRGPHVEAEAARLTEYRTAALEGRAEAMMALGRFHEAVAELTLLVAENQFRERSHRLLMLALYSAGRAAEALKVYRDFRARLVAELGVEPTGELRSLHQRVLAGAAGPERPYASAPTRVPRELPADIGRFVGREAELKQLDGLAAGGGRVLLVVGPAGAGKTALAVHWAHRAARDFPDGQIFLGMRGFDPGQQMSPTEALPVLLQALGQPPKDIPADLQTQGALYRSLLAERRILLVLDNVASAEQARPILPGGPGCLVVMTSRDRLGGLVAREGASRLGVAALELEEALALLAHGVGADRLRAEPEAAVQLAVQCGQMPLALSIAGARLAEQRHHTVGGYVAELADRGRLARLRVDGDEHTAVRAALDLSYRALSLRARRMFRLMSLAPSGGLATASAAALAGVDRGEAEELLDSVARVHLVTEVGVHRFAAHDLLLEYAAERVAEEDSQAERRQAVQRLMSYYLYSAVEAARVGGLYLISSPPTMIPPGVTPEAFGDRSQALAWLDDAWQEITAAVHLSAELDSRPMACLLVIALQDYLHHFRPLAESVRMATIGLAAAEGSGDLSGQAAMRLSLGHTNWRMTRLVAGGAEYKRALVLARRANWRRGEADALRGIGVILKQLGRPQQALNRYRRSIRLDHALDNARGESSGLNNLASAYLELGRLGPAERCLTACIPVAERAGNLNMQAIVLVNIGLVRQEQGQLAAALHWLDRALAIARNAGMPYSEAITYETVGRVHNHAGRWPLAAEAHQAALLCARRAENLNCQVDALVGLAEAAVGQGRIEDALARLAAAAAITDRTGYHAGRVEMLIGLGRATLSSGRPDRAYEHGTEALRLAVQGNPLALGRAHATLAAILVELGEAPRAVVECRRALRVSRRSGQWLGYANALIPLGRARRLVGDERAARTAWGRAHRHFVELGIPRQDETAALLG from the coding sequence GTGGCAGGACGCAGCATCGAGTTGACCGGCAAACAGCGGGCGTTACTCGGCGCACTGCTGCTGGACGCCAACCACGTCGTCTCCGTCCAGCGGATCACCGACCGGCTCTGGGGGGAGGATCCGCCCGTCTCCGCCCCAGCCAGGGTCCGGGCCCTGGTGGCAGAGTTGCGTCGGGCCTGCGGGCCCGAGGGTGCGGAGTTGATCGAGACCAGGAATCCCGGATACCTGCTGCGGGTCGGGGACGGGGAGTTCGACGCGCCGCTGTTCGTGGGCCGGGTGGAGTCGGCCAGAAGGGCGACGTTCGAGGGCCGTCCACAGGAGGCCATCGCCGACTACGACGGGGCCTTGGCGCTGTGGCGCGGCGCCCCGCTGGCCGGCCTGCGGGGACCGCACGTCGAGGCCGAGGCAGCACGGCTCACCGAGTACCGGACGGCCGCGTTGGAGGGACGGGCCGAGGCCATGATGGCACTGGGCCGATTCCACGAGGCGGTGGCGGAGCTGACCCTGCTGGTCGCGGAGAACCAGTTCCGGGAGAGATCCCACCGGCTACTGATGCTGGCGTTGTACTCGGCTGGGCGGGCGGCCGAGGCGCTGAAGGTGTATCGGGACTTCCGAGCCCGCCTGGTCGCGGAGCTCGGCGTGGAGCCCACCGGGGAGCTGCGGAGTCTGCACCAGCGCGTGCTGGCGGGCGCGGCCGGACCGGAGCGTCCGTACGCTTCTGCGCCGACGAGGGTTCCGCGGGAACTGCCGGCCGACATCGGGCGGTTCGTCGGCCGGGAGGCGGAGCTGAAGCAGCTTGACGGGCTGGCGGCTGGCGGAGGCCGGGTCCTGTTGGTGGTCGGTCCGGCCGGCGCGGGGAAGACGGCCCTGGCGGTGCACTGGGCACACCGGGCGGCCCGCGACTTCCCCGATGGCCAGATCTTCCTCGGAATGCGGGGGTTTGACCCGGGGCAACAGATGTCCCCCACTGAGGCACTGCCGGTGCTGCTCCAAGCCCTCGGCCAGCCTCCCAAGGACATTCCGGCCGATCTGCAGACGCAGGGGGCGCTGTACCGCTCGCTGCTCGCGGAGCGTCGCATCCTGTTGGTGCTGGACAATGTCGCGAGCGCGGAGCAGGCCCGGCCGATCCTGCCGGGTGGTCCCGGCTGCCTGGTCGTGATGACCAGCCGCGACCGGCTCGGCGGGCTGGTGGCGCGGGAGGGGGCGAGCCGGCTCGGCGTGGCCGCGTTGGAGCTGGAGGAGGCACTGGCGCTGCTCGCACACGGCGTCGGCGCCGACCGGCTGCGGGCAGAGCCCGAGGCCGCAGTGCAGCTGGCGGTCCAGTGCGGACAGATGCCGTTGGCCCTGTCCATCGCGGGGGCGCGGCTGGCCGAGCAGCGGCACCACACCGTCGGCGGGTACGTCGCGGAGCTGGCCGACCGGGGCAGGCTGGCCCGGCTCCGCGTCGATGGTGACGAACACACGGCGGTCCGGGCCGCGCTGGACCTCTCCTACCGTGCGCTGTCCCTGCGGGCGAGGCGGATGTTCCGGCTGATGTCCCTGGCCCCGAGCGGCGGTCTGGCCACCGCCTCGGCGGCGGCGCTCGCCGGGGTGGACCGCGGCGAGGCGGAGGAACTGTTGGACAGCGTTGCCAGGGTGCACCTGGTGACCGAGGTCGGCGTCCACCGGTTCGCCGCCCACGACCTGCTGCTGGAGTACGCCGCGGAGCGCGTCGCCGAGGAGGACAGCCAGGCCGAGCGGCGGCAGGCCGTCCAGCGGCTGATGTCGTACTACCTCTACTCGGCCGTCGAGGCTGCGCGAGTCGGCGGACTCTACCTGATCTCGTCCCCACCGACGATGATCCCGCCCGGCGTCACCCCGGAGGCCTTCGGGGACAGGTCACAGGCGCTGGCGTGGCTTGACGATGCCTGGCAGGAAATCACCGCGGCGGTCCACCTCTCCGCCGAGCTCGACTCCAGGCCAATGGCCTGCCTTCTGGTGATCGCCCTCCAGGACTACCTCCATCACTTCAGGCCACTGGCTGAGTCGGTGCGGATGGCGACGATCGGGCTGGCGGCAGCGGAAGGAAGCGGCGACCTCAGCGGCCAAGCCGCGATGCGCCTGTCGCTCGGCCACACCAATTGGCGGATGACCCGACTCGTGGCGGGTGGGGCGGAGTACAAGCGGGCCCTTGTGCTCGCCCGCCGGGCCAACTGGAGGCGGGGGGAGGCGGACGCGCTGCGGGGCATCGGCGTCATCCTGAAGCAACTGGGCAGACCACAGCAGGCCCTGAACCGGTACCGCAGGTCGATCCGGCTCGACCACGCGCTGGACAACGCGCGCGGTGAGTCGTCGGGACTGAACAACCTCGCGTCCGCCTATCTCGAGCTCGGCCGACTCGGCCCGGCCGAGCGGTGTCTCACCGCTTGTATTCCGGTGGCCGAGCGGGCGGGAAACCTGAACATGCAGGCGATCGTTCTGGTGAATATCGGGCTTGTCCGACAGGAGCAGGGACAGTTGGCGGCCGCTCTGCACTGGCTCGATCGCGCCCTGGCCATCGCGCGGAATGCCGGCATGCCGTACAGCGAGGCGATCACCTACGAGACGGTTGGCCGGGTGCACAACCACGCGGGTCGCTGGCCGCTGGCAGCCGAGGCGCACCAGGCGGCCCTGCTCTGCGCGCGCCGGGCGGAGAATCTGAACTGCCAGGTCGACGCGCTGGTCGGCCTTGCGGAGGCGGCGGTGGGACAGGGTCGGATCGAGGACGCGCTGGCTCGTCTGGCCGCCGCCGCCGCCATCACCGACCGGACCGGCTACCACGCCGGGCGGGTCGAGATGCTCATCGGTCTGGGCCGGGCCACGCTGTCCTCAGGTCGCCCGGATCGGGCGTACGAGCACGGGACCGAGGCACTGCGGCTTGCGGTCCAGGGAAATCCGCTGGCGCTGGGTAGGGCGCACGCCACGCTGGCGGCCATCCTCGTGGAACTGGGCGAGGCACCCCGGGCCGTCGTGGAGTGCCGACGCGCCCTGCGGGTCTCCCGCCGGTCCGGGCAGTGGCTGGGGTACGCCAACGCGCTGATCCCGCTCGGGCGGGCACGCCGGCTTGTCGGTGACGAAAGGGCCGCCCGCACAGCGTGGGGTCGGGCCCACCGGCACTTCGTCGAACTCGGCATCCCGCGCCAGGACGAGACGGCGGCGCTGCTGGGCTGA
- a CDS encoding AfsR/SARP family transcriptional regulator, giving the protein MEFRLLGAVTIVSGDRETHPASGRVRSLLACVAWQPRELVPDERLIDQIWDEEVPTDPRDALYTCAKRLRRALAEAGGAERGLVRLRGGYLLDLDPERIDVHRFRRLVREARQAGDDTAAACLYERALRLPAGTPLADVDSRWADGARTVLRREQLSARVAVAHAWLRAGRHAELVPDLVYLAEEHPLDEAITGLLMEALHRCGHQAEALDRYAGIRARLVEQLGDEPGPALRHTHQRLLQRNAGEFSRATQ; this is encoded by the coding sequence GTGGAGTTCCGACTGTTGGGCGCGGTGACGATCGTCAGTGGGGACAGGGAGACCCATCCGGCCTCGGGCCGGGTCAGGAGCTTGCTCGCCTGCGTGGCCTGGCAGCCGCGCGAGCTCGTCCCCGACGAGCGGCTGATCGATCAGATCTGGGACGAAGAGGTGCCCACCGACCCGAGGGACGCGCTCTACACCTGTGCCAAGCGGCTGCGGCGTGCCCTCGCGGAGGCTGGCGGGGCCGAACGCGGGCTCGTGCGGTTGCGTGGTGGCTATCTGCTGGACCTCGACCCCGAGCGGATCGACGTGCACCGGTTCCGTCGCCTGGTCCGGGAGGCCCGACAGGCGGGCGACGACACCGCCGCCGCCTGCCTCTACGAGCGTGCCCTGCGGTTGCCCGCCGGAACGCCGCTGGCCGATGTCGACTCTCGGTGGGCGGACGGAGCCCGCACGGTGCTGCGCCGGGAGCAACTGTCGGCCCGGGTGGCCGTGGCCCACGCCTGGCTGCGCGCTGGGCGACATGCGGAGCTGGTGCCAGACCTGGTGTACCTGGCCGAGGAGCATCCGCTGGACGAGGCGATCACGGGGCTGCTGATGGAGGCGCTGCACCGGTGCGGCCACCAGGCCGAGGCCCTGGATCGCTATGCCGGCATCCGCGCCCGGCTGGTGGAGCAGCTCGGAGACGAACCGGGACCAGCCCTCCGGCACACGCACCAGCGGCTGCTCCAGCGCAACGCGGGCGAGTTTTCCCGGGCCACGCAGTGA
- a CDS encoding YcaO-like family protein, whose amino-acid sequence MRHREIPEDLTSLDGLVSSYGLVSSVGALRTTGLPTGFSYWKSEVGAPGPARRLGRLEHLVSSGQAWDRPDLARFIAIAEAAERYAGRDVLGEHRIRATAEELNGECLEPERYPRCSEAEYAHPDCPIVPFDARASIRWTSGLDLITGQSVWVPAVMACYGLTETVPAEHFSCRMSTGFAVHTDPVEAVVRGMFEVIERDANAVVWLQRLALPVIDPACLGERVRRLIEWCRSRFKKVRLFDATSDLGVPTAYCVISAEYDRRAHRVVGASAGRDLAEAAQKALQEALGVPQFIHFVDRADEPAIEAQMRAVGDTTRYMGRAEQAHAFDFLLNGTDRPPSTGQPPLPADPSEALSEVVGRLANAGMRPVAVDRTTRELADVGLTAVNVVIPDLQPMSVEHLIRFTAHPRLYDAPARMGYRVLRPTELNPWPQPMA is encoded by the coding sequence GTGCGCCATCGGGAGATACCTGAAGATCTGACGTCGCTCGATGGCCTGGTCTCGTCCTACGGGCTGGTCTCGAGTGTCGGGGCGCTGCGCACGACCGGCCTTCCCACCGGCTTTTCCTACTGGAAGTCGGAGGTCGGTGCGCCGGGGCCTGCTCGCCGCCTCGGCCGCCTGGAACACCTCGTCAGCTCCGGACAGGCGTGGGACCGTCCGGACCTCGCGCGGTTCATCGCCATCGCCGAGGCCGCCGAACGGTACGCGGGCCGCGACGTCCTCGGGGAACACCGCATCAGGGCGACCGCCGAGGAGTTGAACGGCGAGTGTCTGGAGCCGGAGCGGTATCCGCGCTGCTCGGAGGCCGAGTACGCCCATCCGGACTGCCCGATCGTCCCCTTCGACGCGCGCGCGTCGATCCGGTGGACCTCCGGGCTCGACCTGATCACCGGGCAGTCGGTGTGGGTACCGGCCGTGATGGCCTGCTACGGACTTACCGAGACCGTGCCGGCGGAGCACTTCAGCTGTCGGATGTCCACCGGGTTCGCGGTCCACACCGACCCGGTGGAGGCCGTCGTCCGGGGCATGTTCGAGGTCATCGAGCGGGACGCCAACGCCGTCGTCTGGCTCCAGCGGCTCGCTCTGCCGGTGATCGATCCGGCCTGCCTCGGCGAACGGGTGAGGCGGCTGATCGAGTGGTGCCGCAGCCGGTTCAAGAAGGTCCGCCTCTTCGATGCCACCTCAGATCTGGGCGTGCCGACGGCCTACTGCGTGATCTCCGCCGAGTACGACCGGCGGGCCCACCGGGTGGTCGGTGCCAGTGCCGGCCGGGATCTGGCGGAAGCCGCGCAGAAGGCGCTGCAAGAGGCGCTGGGCGTCCCGCAGTTCATCCACTTCGTGGATCGGGCGGACGAGCCCGCGATCGAGGCGCAGATGCGAGCCGTGGGAGACACCACCCGCTACATGGGCCGGGCGGAGCAAGCTCACGCGTTCGACTTCCTCCTCAACGGTACGGACCGTCCCCCGTCCACGGGCCAGCCACCGCTGCCCGCCGATCCGTCCGAAGCGTTGTCCGAGGTCGTCGGCCGGCTCGCCAACGCCGGGATGCGGCCAGTGGCCGTCGATCGCACCACCCGGGAACTGGCCGATGTCGGGCTCACCGCGGTCAATGTCGTGATCCCCGACCTCCAACCGATGAGCGTCGAGCACCTGATCCGCTTCACCGCGCACCCCCGGTTGTACGACGCGCCCGCCCGGATGGGCTACCGCGTCCTGCGCCCAACGGAGTTGAACCCATGGCCGCAACCGATGGCATAA
- a CDS encoding YcaO-like family protein has protein sequence MNPESLDELVSPYGVVSAVSDPRPSRICDRLYSCGVEVGTPGPASTRRTTGRLGGGGRGWADPALARFVAIAEGAERYAMALGPDRREIIRSTAHALAGECLEPFRYPRCSARELADPGCPVRPFDPAAAIRWVTGLDLISGAPVWVPAVMACRDLAPADDAERFVHRLSTGHAVHTDPVEAVVRGTFEVIERDAVAVLWLQRLALPAVPPAELVASTRHLIECCRRRFVTVRLFDATTDLGVPTVYCLLTAEHDLRLRHWTAASTARDLPGAAAKALEEAVGLLGLLSEGTVVPGNPAEFSAVQDGARYMGAPERAAAFDFLLAGAAAAPPPRRPALPEDPDLALAALIERLASAGTRPVVIDRTTRELADVGLTAVNVVIPDLQPLSLHPLAQFTAHPRLYEAPARMGYRVLPEEELNPWPQPFA, from the coding sequence GTGAATCCGGAGTCTCTCGACGAGTTGGTGTCTCCCTACGGGGTGGTGTCGGCCGTCAGCGATCCGCGGCCGTCGCGGATCTGCGACCGGCTCTACTCGTGCGGGGTCGAAGTGGGCACGCCGGGGCCGGCGAGCACCCGCCGCACAACGGGCCGGCTCGGCGGTGGCGGGCGCGGCTGGGCCGACCCGGCGCTGGCCCGGTTCGTCGCCATAGCCGAAGGCGCCGAACGGTACGCGATGGCGTTGGGCCCCGACCGGCGGGAGATCATCCGGTCGACTGCCCACGCACTGGCCGGCGAGTGCCTCGAACCCTTCCGCTACCCGCGCTGCTCGGCGCGGGAACTGGCCGACCCCGGCTGCCCGGTCCGCCCATTCGACCCTGCGGCGGCGATCAGGTGGGTCACCGGACTCGATCTGATCAGCGGTGCGCCGGTCTGGGTGCCGGCGGTGATGGCTTGTCGAGACCTGGCACCGGCGGACGACGCGGAACGCTTCGTGCACCGGCTCTCCACCGGCCATGCGGTGCATACCGACCCGGTGGAGGCCGTCGTCCGCGGCACCTTCGAGGTCATCGAGCGGGACGCCGTCGCCGTTCTCTGGCTCCAGCGGCTGGCGCTTCCCGCCGTCCCGCCCGCTGAGTTGGTCGCGTCGACGCGACATCTGATTGAGTGCTGCCGGCGCCGCTTCGTCACCGTGCGCCTTTTCGACGCGACGACCGACCTCGGTGTCCCCACGGTCTACTGCCTGCTGACCGCCGAGCACGACCTGCGGCTACGGCACTGGACCGCGGCCAGCACCGCACGGGATCTACCGGGTGCCGCGGCCAAGGCCCTGGAGGAGGCCGTCGGCCTGTTGGGACTGCTCTCCGAGGGCACCGTTGTGCCGGGCAACCCTGCGGAGTTCTCGGCGGTGCAGGACGGCGCCCGCTACATGGGGGCGCCGGAGCGGGCAGCCGCGTTCGACTTCCTGCTGGCGGGCGCCGCTGCGGCACCCCCGCCTCGACGCCCGGCGCTACCGGAGGACCCGGACCTTGCGCTCGCGGCGCTGATCGAGCGGTTGGCCAGCGCCGGGACGCGGCCCGTCGTCATCGACCGGACCACCCGGGAACTGGCGGACGTGGGGCTGACCGCGGTGAACGTCGTCATCCCCGATCTCCAGCCGCTGAGCCTCCACCCGCTCGCCCAGTTCACCGCACACCCACGGCTGTATGAAGCGCCCGCCCGGATGGGCTACCGCGTGCTGCCCGAAGAGGAGCTGAATCCATGGCCACAGCCGTTCGCCTAA
- a CDS encoding NAD(P)-dependent alcohol dehydrogenase, which yields MFTVNAIAAPSATEPLVRTTIERRDLGPRDVLIEIRYAGICHSDIHTVRGEWGSVPYPLTVGHEIVGRITEVGADVTRHAVGDRAGVGCMVNSCRECENCRTGNEQYCLKGNTPTYAGVDRDGTVTQGGYSTHIVVDEDFVLRVPESIPYEAAAPMLCAGITTYSPLAHWNAGPGKKVAVVGLGGLGHMAVKIAAAMGAEVTVLSQTLGKKDDGLRFGAEHYYATKDPATFEALKDSFDLIINTVSAPIDMASYLGLLRLNGTLVSVGAPAEPLPVPVFALFGNRRSFAGSSIGSIAETQEMLDFCAERGIAPEVEVIGAEAVNDAYERVLASDVRYRFVIDIDTLR from the coding sequence ATCTTCACCGTCAACGCCATCGCCGCGCCCTCTGCCACCGAACCGCTCGTGCGTACCACGATCGAGCGGCGGGACCTGGGCCCGCGCGATGTTCTCATCGAGATCCGCTACGCCGGCATCTGCCACTCCGACATCCACACCGTGCGCGGCGAATGGGGCAGCGTTCCCTACCCGCTCACCGTTGGCCACGAGATCGTTGGCCGGATCACCGAGGTCGGTGCCGACGTCACCCGCCACGCAGTCGGCGACCGTGCCGGTGTTGGCTGCATGGTCAACTCGTGTCGCGAGTGCGAGAACTGCCGCACCGGGAACGAGCAGTACTGCCTCAAGGGCAACACCCCGACGTACGCCGGCGTCGACCGGGACGGGACCGTGACCCAGGGCGGGTACTCGACCCACATCGTCGTGGACGAGGACTTCGTGCTGCGGGTGCCGGAGAGCATCCCGTACGAGGCGGCCGCGCCGATGCTGTGCGCGGGCATCACCACGTACTCTCCGTTGGCGCACTGGAACGCCGGTCCCGGCAAGAAGGTCGCCGTGGTGGGCCTGGGTGGTCTGGGCCACATGGCTGTCAAGATCGCTGCGGCGATGGGCGCCGAGGTGACCGTGCTGTCGCAGACGCTGGGCAAGAAGGACGACGGCCTGCGCTTCGGAGCCGAGCACTACTACGCGACGAAGGACCCGGCGACGTTCGAGGCGCTCAAGGACAGCTTCGATCTGATCATCAACACGGTCAGCGCACCGATCGACATGGCCAGCTACCTCGGTCTGCTGCGTTTGAATGGCACGCTTGTCAGCGTGGGTGCCCCGGCGGAGCCGCTGCCGGTGCCCGTCTTCGCGTTGTTCGGCAATCGGCGTTCGTTCGCCGGCTCCAGCATCGGCAGCATCGCCGAGACGCAGGAGATGCTGGACTTCTGCGCCGAGCGCGGCATCGCTCCCGAGGTCGAAGTCATCGGCGCCGAGGCAGTCAACGACGCGTACGAGCGGGTGCTCGCCTCGGACGTGCGGTACCGGTTCGTCATCGACATCGACACCCTGCGCTGA